A window of Blautia argi genomic DNA:
CCGTCAGAAACAGCACCTTTTTTGATTGCTCTCTGGTCATCAAAGAAAAATCCGGTTCTTGCTTTAGAACAAACTACATCTACTATTTTCATGATACTCTTCTCCTTTTTATCATCATTTCGGTTTTCCAACCAGTCTTCCTTTACTGATTGCGTAAACGTCATCAATAACCATCTGGAAGGACGCTTTTCTCTTTTCCATTTTTGCACGATGCTCGATTTTGCCTCTGTTGAAGTCAATAAGCTCCTGAGGAAGAGGAACGTGTGCGGTATTTAAGTAACGCACAGCGCCTTCATGGTCACGGGCAGGAAGCATTTTGCCGAAGTTATATTTACTTGGTGCAAACGGAATATCAATGACACCGGCTTTCACTGCGCGGATAACGCCAAGCGCCAGGTCACCCATACCAAGTTCAAAGGTCTTGTCCACAATGGCACATGTTTCTCCTTTGATAATAGCTTTTTCCAGTTCCAGAGCAGAGCTCTTTAATTCCTGATCTGCCAGAAGAGAAATGGCCTGTTTTGTACAACGCAGACCCTGTGCATTAGCTTCCATAGTAGGTACGCCAATAGCTTCATGAGGAGTCTTTACAATAACCTTTGTGGCTTTTGCAAGAGCCGCTACAGAACTTCCCCAGGAAATAACGGCAAAGGCTTTCGCTTCGTCCTGTGGGAATCCGCCCATCCACTGATGCAGTACAGAAGTAACGGTTACATCTTCATATCCGTATTTTTCCAGATATTCTTCTGTCAGCTCTTCCAGCACGCGAAGAGCTGCTACGTCCTGTACCAGGTTACCGCACTGACCATAACCTACGGTTACATTTTTCACACCCTGTTCTGCTGCCAGAAGGGCTTCGATAATGGCAACCGCATTGGACATGGAAGGCGGAACCAGTGTACCTGTTAATGGTCCATATGGCTCACGGTTAATGGATACCCCTGCTTCCTCGTAAATACCGGTCAGACGGTCTACATACTGCCAGTCATAAATGGTTCTCTCAAGGGGAACAT
This region includes:
- a CDS encoding methylaspartate mutase subunit E, which encodes MDIRNKKLSDDEFYGIRKEILEQWPTGKDVDFDEAIEYHKSMPETKSFSRKLSAAKKERKTLIQPRAGVALIDEHIKLLQYLQDKGEADLLPTTIDSYTRQNRYEEAEVGIKESIHTQKSMLNGFPAVNHGVYGCRQIIENLDTPVQVRHGTPDARLLTEICYAGGFTSYEGGGISYNIPYAKDVPLERTIYDWQYVDRLTGIYEEAGVSINREPYGPLTGTLVPPSMSNAVAIIEALLAAEQGVKNVTVGYGQCGNLVQDVAALRVLEELTEEYLEKYGYEDVTVTSVLHQWMGGFPQDEAKAFAVISWGSSVAALAKATKVIVKTPHEAIGVPTMEANAQGLRCTKQAISLLADQELKSSALELEKAIIKGETCAIVDKTFELGMGDLALGVIRAVKAGVIDIPFAPSKYNFGKMLPARDHEGAVRYLNTAHVPLPQELIDFNRGKIEHRAKMEKRKASFQMVIDDVYAISKGRLVGKPK